ACTCTCTTTTTAAATGGACAAATCTTTGTAAATAGAATTTCcataagagtttataaacatataatatacataCAACCCATTTTCTACACAACTCATTCCTTTACCTCCCACCTCTATAAAACCCTTCGCCCTCTCTTCCTCTTCACTTCAAAACCACTTCACACATAATAcatatctctttctctctctctctctcaaattttttttttttatttttatcatttacactagcaaaaaatatatatatatatatatatatccggaAAAAAATCAAAGCAAAGATCATGAACACAGTTCCTGCGGAGCTCACCGGATACTTCCAATATGTAGCGCCGGGAAAATATAATAACCAAACACCAATCATGGAGTCGGAATACTTCAACATGCACTCTTCTCCTACTTCTTCCTCCTACTACATCAACGGTCTTATTAACAACAACAACTTCTACTCTTCATCATCCAATGGTCAGGATCTAATGACGAGCAACAACTCAGCATCAGACGAAGATCACCAACAAAGCATGGCCATCGATGAGAGAAAACAAAGAAGGATGGTCTCTAACAGAGAATCTGCTCGTAGGTCAAGAATGAGAAAGCAGAGACATCTCGATGAGCTTTGGTCTCAAGTGATACGACTTCGTACTGATAACCACTGTCTTATCGATAAGCTAAACAACGTATCCGAAAGCCATGAGCTTGCTTTGAAGGAGAACGCTAAGCTTAAAGAGGAAACTTCTGATCTCAGACAACTACTCTCTGAGATAAAATCCAACAACGAAGACGACAACAATTTTCTAAGAGATCTTGAAGATTCGATATCAAACACTAGATCGGGTTCGGACCAAAGGGGCAGGGATTTTGAGTTGTATTAATTAATGATCTTGATCAATGTTCTGCTTGTGTCAAGAATGCAGATTTCATAATATagtattatatgttatatataaaatataaataaatgtctttttcccaaaataaataaatgtatttttcttttagcCAACTTGAATTATTAAGTATAAATTTCTTATAgtattatgatataaaatataaataaatgtctttttgccaaaataaataaatatgaattaATTCCACTGTGGGACAACAGTTTTTCCGGAtggtttataatattttataaaacgtACCTATGTTTGAGTCGACACGAAATTTTGGTTAGTTAAATGTAACTTTCaagaaaatacaatatatactcCTTTTATTTATTTCCGCACTCTAAGTTATGTTTTTATATGATTGTATGAAGGTATGCCTTAGTTACCAATAATTTTGTTGGTTAGGAGTGGAGTCTGCTAAACTTTTTTGAGTGGAATTTAAACCATTAAATTGGAATAAACTATTGAAATAATTTCGATTATCCATATATTAAACGTTTTATGacgatatatattaaatcttaacAATTTCAGTTCGCCGCATAAACAGACTTGCATCATTAAAAACATTCATGGCAAACAGAGATTTAAGAAGAAATCGATTACAATGGTGGAACTCTTTTTAATCAACCATTTAATCATTAGCCACTTTTATATATTTCGGCCATTTATACATAATTAATTTGACTTTGACAAACCACCTATAAATTGTTTCTTCAAATGCTGAATGAATATTCATCCGAAACAAAACACATCAAAGTCAAATGAAAAGATGTACATCATAAAACACTAGCGAATATATACTGAACTGAACCccactaaatattttatttgtattctCTACTTAATTTGATTTTTCTGCTTTCTGTTTTCATAGGTTGGAGATGGAATTATAAGCTTTGACTTTTATGGAGGATCGTTCAGTGTAGTTAATAACTTGTAAAGATCATTCAAAgatttcagttacaaaaaaaaaaaagataatcacATTAATTAAAAGAACAACAAATAATGTGTGCCTAACAAagtaacaatgtgtttaattatctagcaaaaaaaaaaaaaaaaaacattgtgaCTAACTATAACACGAAAATAAAGCATGCTTATAACATTTTAAGCTGTATTTTCTTCTATAAATGGATTCATCTTTGACTGCATGTGCTTtctgtgtgtgtgtttatataagATCTTTTGTCAACTGTTGAGAATAAGACTGCTTAAAAATGGTGGATATGGTTGTTGAATGGAATAGAACAAAGGGAGGTGGAGGCTCCTGGTGATAGTGGCATAGTGCCTCTgccaaaaaaaagtatataaaaattggAGACTAATTTCTACAAgaataataacaaatataatcaagaaaatagaatagaatttataaataatgttATCTTCCCAAACACAATCAAGATATTCTTTTTAAatgaatgttttgtttttggtaaaaagaTGAATAAGTTTGTTTTATCAAAGTATTGAAATTAGTTCATTATTAACAACATAAATAGTGACATAGTCTCTGAATAATTTATCAATATTTAAATCAGCACTTCGTCTACATGCGCAACGTACCAATAACACCATGCcataatcatttatattttctcGTTCTTTTAACCTTTTGTATGTATTTAACTATTTAtgtcaaaaaaaacttttgcaTGTCTTTTTccatacaaaaatttaaatataagcCTGTTTATGGGCCTGACACGAAAGCATATAAACCCAATTATTTTCAAACAGCCCAATTAAACTTGATTGTTGTCTCTCACACCAGCAAGTTAAATAGCGTCGAAGGATAAATATACGTTGACATTGAAAGAAAGCAAACGACgattagaataaaataaaagaacatgATAGCACATGGTCAAGGACACTTTGCTTATGCTTATAGCTTGtattaaatgaaaaacaaaGGGCAAATGTTCTTGTTTCAAGGAGATATGTTCATGTCTTGTGTATAGATGTAATCGGTGTGAGCAGCTACGGTTTTCTTAACAAGGCATTCTTCTTCACTGTCTGAACTCTTGCACTCTACTCCAACTCCATTGCCTTTTCTACTCTCCTATAACGACCAAAAAGAAGCAGAAAGAAGTAAAACTAGTGAGCTGAATCACTCAATactattcattttttattttatttttgaacttaatactattcattttttattcaacataaattttgttcggctcaaatatttttcttattctatCATTTTGATATTCATGTGACATGCAATTCAATACCACAAGGCAGTGCATAGTATATGGAGAGAGCGCAACTCCAAAAGACATGAAGAACAGCCAAAAGATGCTACTACTCTACGTAAGCTTGTGGATAAAACTATACAGATTCAGTTGTTTGCAGTAAAAACCAAGGGCCAAGCATACTTGGAAAGGGGGCTACGCACTTGGTTTGGAACAAGATATGTTCTAAATCCCCCAAGAAGATTgagaagtgtttttttttagattatagATGAGCTAAGTACATAAAACAAAACAGCTgcactgtaaaaaaaaaatcaatgccaccatatatatatattttcacatataGAAATTTATGTATTATGCTAATATCGAAGcaagaaaatacaaaatctTTTGATAGGATTTTTCTGATAAACCGTAGAATCTCTAATTTCTGAATATATAGCGAAACTAAAAATCTTTCGTCTAAAAGAATTCTGTACtcgaagtttcaaaaaaaaaagaattgtgtACTCGAGTGAAAAAAGGAATACTATGATGGTTGACGATCTCAGTTACCATATTCTACTCCATGCATATAACACCACATTAGAGAAAGATAAAAGAAGCCGGATAATACTATTGATGAACTTACATGCGTGGAGGTCCTGGAGGAGGGAGATGGTTTAAGAGGAGCAAATCCATCTTCTCTTGAAATAACACTCGAAGCCATGCTTAGAAGCAAAACTAGAGTGAAGAAGATGATCAACATTCTAGTTTTCATCTttatcatttcttttcttcctcttcttctctttaaGATATGAAGTGTCAAACAAAGAACTCTTTTATATACTGTACTATATAACGCCTAAATTAATAAAGTATACGGAGATATTTgactttattatattaattaaataataaagatgcGGTTGTATATAGAATCATAAATGCTGTATAGAAAGATGGGCGTTATATGAAGAAATACTAGTAAAGATCGATGAAGCAGAAAGACAGAGAACGTGAAGTCAAATTTTGGCAACTTGGGGTCAACGCTTTCATTTCTCCTTGGAAACATCACCTCTTCTTGTTTCAATGTGACTTTGAATATACCGAAACATCATGGACATATCTAGGAGTAGTATAAGTATATTACTCCTACTTTAAAACCATAGAAAATTGAGAAGATAAGGCTTTATAATCACCGACGAACGTGCATGTGTGGACAAAGCTTTAACGAGTGTGAAACACAATAATGAGACGAATCAATTGAGATTCAAATATTCTaatcatttttttggtaaaatctaatatttattttttgaaacttaaaacGAATTTATTACTTTCATACCGTGATACCAATCATACGATGcaataattatacaattataTTTGCACATAACATTAACATATAGTATCTCACAAACTAGAAATCATTATTTGACGTCAATAATCAACGAATCATTATTTTCCCAAAACTttccattatatataaataaaattcgttccaaaatttctaccatagttttattacaaattataaTCTACAACTTCTTTTATGACAATATACAGAACAAACTAATACGTAAACCagtcgtttttatttttataaaaaaagacaGTAACTTGTCCaattatatatatcaaagtCAAAGACTAAAGAGAAGTCAACTAAACAATAACAAGTTGTCACACTTGCCAGCTTGAAGAGTAGAGAAGACTCTAAGCGACTCAGAAGATTCGAGGAAGACCAGAAAACTATTCCagctttgaaaatataaaaaagcatACATACATTCTTATAGAGAATCAACCAAATTGGGAGATTGTAATTGGAGCAGTACACTTCAACTTGCATTTAAACTCTCACTTGATCCAATAAAAGGAGGTCCGGTCCCTTTGTCTCTCTCCGCGGAGAAGTCAACCATATGTAAAATTTTCTGATTCGTAAAAATCGGGAGATGGGTTTGTTAGAATCTGTGAAATCGATTGACTGGGAGCTGGAATCACCTCCGGTTTACCAGGACTTTCGTGTACTTCCTCTCTTCGCAGTCTTCTTCCCTTCGGTTCGGTTCCTCCTCGATAGATTCGTCTTCGAGGTAGGTACTTTTCTTATAGATCGAAAgctctgagttttttttttttttttgtgatgcaCTCACTCTCTTCTAAAGCCGTTACCTTTATAGATTGATTGTAGTGTTTTCATCAATGCCTTATCTAAGTGTTGCGTAAGCTAAAAGTATTAAGAAGCTTCATTAGGATTGATTTGTAGCTGAAAGTGTCTCTCTTTTTGATGGTTATGATGTAAAGACTTTACATTTGTTTATTGAGCTAAAAGTATTGGGAAGAAGCTTCACTAAGATGAATGATTGTAGCTGAAAGTGTATCTCTTTGTGATGGTTATGATGTGAAGAATGATTTAAACCTTTTTGTTCCAATCACTTAGGAATGTTAAATGTTAGTGTATGTGAGAATGAATGTACTTGTGACATTGTTGTGCAttctttttttacattaaacatttatgGTAACGAGTACTTGACTTTGTTTAGCTCTAGTTCCTCTCTAGTTAAGCATCATTCATGTGTGGCTTTGGTTAGTTTGAAGTAGGGTATGGAGaaagttcctttttttttgtttttttaacttgAACTTGATATTTGGTGTTTATAGAAATTGGCAAAACATTTGATATATGGGAAACAGAGACAGAATCTTGGAGATGATGCAACggagagaaataaaaaaatcagaaaattcaAAGAATCAGCCTGGAAGTGTGTTTACTATCTATCAGCTGAGATTCTTGCTCTCTCTGTGACTTACAATGAGCCTTGGTTTATGAACACTAAATACTTTTGGGTTGGCCCTGGAGACCAGTCCTGGCCTGATCAACAAACCAAGTAAGTTTGTTTCTCCTCAAGGCCTTTGCTTATATATTCACAGGTTAAAGTTTAAAAGTTATATATCATTCCCATGCAGGTTAAAGTTGAAGCTT
The nucleotide sequence above comes from Brassica napus cultivar Da-Ae chromosome A9, Da-Ae, whole genome shotgun sequence. Encoded proteins:
- the LOC106434781 gene encoding basic leucine zipper 43-like, which produces MNTVPAELTGYFQYVAPGKYNNQTPIMESEYFNMHSSPTSSSYYINGLINNNNFYSSSSNGQDLMTSNNSASDEDHQQSMAIDERKQRRMVSNRESARRSRMRKQRHLDELWSQVIRLRTDNHCLIDKLNNVSESHELALKENAKLKEETSDLRQLLSEIKSNNEDDNNFLRDLEDSISNTRSGSDQRGRDFELY
- the LOC106434782 gene encoding phytosulfokines 1, with product MIKMKTRMLIIFFTLVLLLSMASSVISREDGFAPLKPSPSSRTSTHESRKGNGVGVECKSSDSEEECLVKKTVAAHTDYIYTQDMNISP